A region from the Maribacter aquivivus genome encodes:
- a CDS encoding electron transfer flavoprotein subunit beta/FixA family protein has product MKILVCISNVPDTTSKINFTDGDTKFDTNGVQFVINPNDEFGLTRAMWFKEKQGATVHIATVGGPTVEPTMRKALAIGADEAFRINTEPTDGFSVAQQLAEVVKNGGYDLVIGGRESIDYNGGMVPGILASLTNMNFINSCISLEIDGNNVTAVREIDGGKEKLSSSLPLVVGGQKGLVEESDLRIPNMRGIMMARKKALTVVEPVDAIKATEDKKFDKPAPKGQVKLVDSVDQLIDLLHNEAKVI; this is encoded by the coding sequence ATGAAGATATTAGTTTGCATAAGTAATGTTCCAGACACTACGTCTAAGATAAATTTCACAGATGGCGATACCAAATTTGACACCAACGGTGTACAGTTTGTAATTAACCCGAATGATGAATTCGGTTTAACTAGAGCTATGTGGTTTAAAGAAAAACAAGGCGCTACAGTGCATATTGCTACTGTTGGCGGACCTACTGTTGAACCTACAATGCGCAAGGCACTTGCCATAGGCGCAGATGAAGCTTTTAGAATCAATACAGAACCTACTGACGGGTTTTCTGTTGCTCAACAACTTGCAGAAGTTGTTAAGAACGGAGGTTACGATTTGGTAATAGGCGGTAGAGAATCTATTGATTATAATGGCGGTATGGTACCTGGTATTTTGGCTTCTTTAACCAATATGAATTTCATCAATTCTTGTATTAGTCTTGAAATTGACGGAAACAATGTTACTGCTGTTAGAGAAATCGATGGTGGAAAAGAAAAATTAAGTAGCTCTCTACCTTTAGTAGTAGGCGGGCAAAAAGGTCTTGTTGAAGAAAGTGATTTACGTATACCTAATATGCGTGGTATTATGATGGCAAGAAAGAAAGCATTAACTGTTGTTGAACCTGTAGATGCAATCAAAGCTACCGAAGACAAAAAATTCGACAAACCAGCTCCAAAAGGTCAAGTTAAACTTGTCGATAGTGTAGATCAATTGATTGATCTTTTACATAATGAAGCCAAAGTCATTTAA
- a CDS encoding electron transfer flavoprotein subunit alpha/FixB family protein, with protein sequence MSVLVYTESEQGKFKKNAFEVASYASAVAKMMGTTVTAIAFNTTEGESLGEYGVSKVMNVKDGSLETFNAGGFAASIAEAVKSTDAKVVILSSSTDTKYLAPLLAAKLSAGYAPNVVQAPDSTSPFVVKRTAFSNKGFAHTQIDTDIKIVGVSNNAFGAHENKTEISVEEISGAADAATNDTKSVEIDKVVGKATIADADIVVSAGRGMKGPENWGMIEELADILGAATACSKPVSDLGWRPHGEHVGQTGKPVASNLYIAIGISGAIQHLAGVSSSKTKVVINNDPEAPFFKAADYGIVGDAFEVVPQLIEKLKDFKAQNA encoded by the coding sequence ATGTCAGTTTTAGTATATACAGAATCAGAACAAGGAAAATTTAAAAAGAATGCATTCGAGGTTGCCTCTTACGCTTCTGCAGTTGCCAAAATGATGGGCACAACTGTTACCGCAATAGCTTTCAACACTACCGAGGGAGAATCTCTTGGTGAATACGGAGTTTCTAAAGTAATGAACGTTAAAGACGGTTCATTAGAAACTTTTAACGCTGGTGGCTTCGCAGCATCTATTGCTGAAGCAGTAAAAAGTACAGACGCAAAGGTTGTTATTTTGAGCTCAAGTACAGATACAAAGTATTTAGCTCCCTTATTAGCTGCCAAACTATCTGCTGGCTACGCACCAAATGTAGTTCAGGCGCCAGATAGCACTTCGCCGTTTGTGGTTAAAAGAACCGCTTTCAGTAATAAAGGTTTTGCACACACTCAAATAGATACCGATATTAAAATAGTAGGTGTATCTAATAATGCTTTTGGTGCTCACGAAAACAAAACAGAAATTTCTGTTGAAGAAATAAGTGGTGCTGCCGATGCTGCTACAAATGACACCAAATCTGTTGAAATAGATAAAGTTGTTGGTAAAGCTACTATAGCAGATGCCGATATTGTTGTTTCTGCAGGTAGAGGGATGAAAGGACCGGAAAACTGGGGAATGATAGAAGAACTAGCAGATATTTTAGGAGCCGCAACGGCTTGTTCCAAACCTGTATCTGATCTTGGCTGGAGACCTCACGGCGAGCACGTTGGACAAACAGGAAAGCCCGTAGCAAGTAATCTTTACATTGCCATCGGTATTTCTGGAGCGATTCAACATTTAGCAGGAGTAAGCTCTTCTAAAACAAAAGTTGTAATCAATAATGACCCTGAAGCACCTTTCTTTAAAGCTGCTGATTACGGTATTGTTGGAGACGCCTTTGAAGTAGTTCCTCAATTGATTGAAAAATTAAAGGATTTTAAAGCACAAAACGCGTAA
- a CDS encoding bifunctional nuclease family protein, with protein sequence MSLVRLKIKGISYSQTQNGAYALILNEVEGDRKLPIVIGAFEAQSIAIALEKEIKPPRPLTHDLFKNFSDRFDIVIKQVIIHKLVDGVFYSSIICERDGIEEIIDARTSDAIALALRFNAPIFTYKTILDKAGIFLKFSSKEKDQKDNDDSIMVDEILQEGETIEIESGASDGYTELTIDELEAELKKAVTNEDYEKAAKLRDEISKRN encoded by the coding sequence ATGAGTCTAGTACGATTAAAAATAAAAGGTATCTCTTACAGCCAAACTCAGAACGGAGCTTATGCTCTTATTTTGAACGAAGTTGAAGGCGATAGAAAATTACCTATAGTCATTGGCGCTTTTGAAGCTCAATCCATAGCAATTGCTTTGGAAAAAGAGATAAAGCCCCCAAGACCACTTACTCACGACCTATTTAAAAATTTCTCAGACAGGTTTGATATCGTTATCAAACAGGTGATTATACATAAATTGGTTGATGGCGTATTTTACTCTAGCATCATTTGCGAAAGAGACGGTATTGAAGAAATCATTGACGCAAGAACTAGTGATGCAATTGCCTTGGCATTGCGTTTCAATGCTCCTATATTCACCTATAAGACTATATTGGACAAAGCTGGTATTTTCTTGAAATTCTCATCTAAAGAGAAAGATCAAAAAGATAACGACGATAGTATTATGGTCGATGAAATTTTGCAAGAAGGGGAAACTATAGAAATAGAATCTGGTGCAAGCGATGGCTACACAGAACTTACTATAGATGAATTAGAAGCAGAATTAAAAAAGGCAGTCACCAACGAAGACTACGAAAAGGCGGCAAAACTGAGAGATGAAATCTCTAAACGCAACTAA
- a CDS encoding NupC/NupG family nucleoside CNT transporter translates to MKKGKWLLFFALILTTITFAQDVDVTQPLQSTTDTTLAEDVATAGVMGMEINEGFSFNSLGRGVLGMVVLLFLAFLFSSNRRAINWKTVGIGLALQLVIAVGVLKIPFVQLVFEQIGRIFVSILEFTRAGSKFLFEGLVVDTGTFGYIFAFQVLPTIIFFSALTSLLFYLGLIQKVVKWLAWALSKTLGISGPESLSVAGNIFLGQTEAPLLIKAYLEKMTKSEILLVMIGGMATVAGAVLAAYIGFLGGEDELLQLVFAKHLLAASVMAAPGAIVISKILYPQTEEVNTEVHVSSEKIGANVLDAIANGTTEGLRLAVNVGAMLLVFVAIIAMVNGILEWTGDFTHLNSWIAENTSYSKFSLEAILGTIFAPLMWLIGVANEDIMLMGQLLGIKLVASEFVGYIQLAELKDLSTLPHLKFNKSVIMATYMLCGFANFASIGIQIGGIGSLAPGQRKTLSEFGMKAVLGGSLASLLSATIAGMILG, encoded by the coding sequence ATGAAAAAGGGCAAATGGTTGCTATTTTTTGCACTGATTCTTACCACAATTACTTTTGCTCAAGACGTAGACGTAACTCAACCTTTACAAAGTACAACTGACACCACTTTGGCTGAAGATGTTGCTACTGCTGGTGTTATGGGAATGGAAATCAATGAAGGATTTTCTTTCAACAGTCTCGGCAGAGGAGTTTTAGGCATGGTAGTCTTATTATTTTTAGCCTTTTTATTCAGCTCTAACAGGAGAGCCATTAATTGGAAAACTGTAGGTATAGGTCTGGCTCTTCAATTGGTTATTGCCGTTGGCGTACTAAAAATACCTTTCGTACAATTAGTTTTTGAACAAATAGGAAGAATCTTTGTCAGCATACTAGAATTTACACGTGCGGGCAGTAAATTCCTTTTTGAAGGTTTAGTCGTTGATACTGGTACTTTTGGATACATTTTTGCTTTTCAAGTACTACCAACAATCATATTTTTCTCAGCTCTTACATCCTTACTATTTTATTTAGGATTAATACAAAAAGTAGTAAAATGGCTTGCTTGGGCACTTTCTAAAACCTTGGGTATTTCAGGACCTGAAAGTCTTTCTGTTGCCGGAAACATCTTTCTTGGGCAGACAGAAGCACCTCTTTTAATAAAAGCATACCTAGAAAAAATGACCAAATCAGAGATTCTGCTGGTTATGATTGGTGGTATGGCAACCGTTGCCGGTGCTGTTTTAGCTGCCTACATTGGGTTTTTAGGTGGTGAAGATGAATTGCTACAGTTGGTATTTGCGAAACATTTATTAGCTGCCTCCGTTATGGCTGCTCCTGGAGCGATTGTAATTTCTAAAATACTATATCCACAGACAGAAGAAGTAAATACTGAAGTTCATGTCTCTTCTGAAAAGATTGGCGCCAACGTATTAGATGCTATAGCAAATGGTACTACAGAAGGACTAAGGCTAGCTGTTAATGTAGGTGCTATGCTTTTAGTTTTCGTAGCCATTATTGCGATGGTCAACGGTATTCTAGAATGGACCGGAGATTTTACTCACTTAAATAGCTGGATAGCTGAAAATACCTCGTATTCTAAATTCTCTCTCGAAGCAATTCTAGGCACTATATTTGCCCCTTTAATGTGGTTAATCGGGGTAGCCAATGAAGACATCATGCTTATGGGTCAATTGCTAGGCATTAAATTAGTGGCAAGTGAATTTGTAGGCTATATACAATTAGCAGAACTTAAAGATCTTAGCACCTTACCACATTTAAAGTTTAACAAGTCTGTTATTATGGCTACCTATATGTTATGTGGCTTTGCAAACTTTGCATCTATTGGTATTCAAATAGGTGGTATTGGATCACTAGCACCAGGACAAAGAAAGACGCTATCTGAATTTGGAATGAAAGCTGTTCTTGGTGGTTCTTTAGCATCATTACTTTCTGCAACTATTGCAGGTATGATTTTAGGGTAA
- a CDS encoding thymidylate synthase — protein sequence MKQYHDLLKHVLNEGNQKGDRTGTGTKSVFGYQMRFDLSEGFPMVTTKKLHLKSIVYELLWFLKGDTNIKYLQENGVRIWNEWADENGDLGPVYGHQWRNWNDDEIDQIKEVVHSLKTNPNSRRMLVSAWNPSVLPDTSKSFSENVSDGKAALPPCHAFFQFYVADGKLSCQLYQRSADIFLGVPFNIASYALFTMMMAQVCGYEAGDFIHTFGDAHIYNNHMEQVELQLSREPRALPKMKMNPEVKDIFDFKFEDFELVDYNPHPHIKGKVAI from the coding sequence ATGAAACAATACCACGACCTTTTAAAACATGTTCTTAATGAAGGAAACCAAAAAGGCGACCGTACAGGAACCGGAACTAAAAGTGTTTTTGGGTATCAGATGAGATTTGACCTCAGCGAAGGTTTCCCTATGGTTACCACCAAAAAATTACATTTAAAATCTATTGTATATGAACTACTTTGGTTTTTAAAAGGTGATACCAACATCAAGTATTTACAAGAAAACGGTGTTCGTATTTGGAACGAATGGGCTGATGAAAATGGAGATCTAGGTCCTGTTTATGGTCATCAATGGCGTAATTGGAATGATGATGAAATTGATCAAATTAAAGAAGTAGTTCATTCTTTAAAAACCAACCCAAACAGCAGAAGAATGTTAGTATCTGCTTGGAACCCTAGCGTATTGCCAGATACTTCTAAATCATTTTCTGAGAATGTTTCTGATGGTAAAGCTGCATTACCGCCTTGCCATGCCTTCTTTCAGTTTTATGTTGCCGACGGTAAATTATCTTGTCAATTGTACCAGCGTAGTGCAGATATCTTTTTAGGTGTACCATTCAATATTGCATCTTACGCATTATTTACCATGATGATGGCTCAGGTATGTGGCTATGAAGCTGGTGATTTTATCCACACTTTCGGTGACGCCCACATATATAATAACCATATGGAGCAGGTTGAATTACAACTAAGCAGAGAGCCTAGAGCTTTACCTAAAATGAAAATGAATCCGGAAGTGAAAGATATTTTTGATTTCAAATTCGAAGATTTTGAATTGGTAGATTACAACCCACATCCTCATATAAAAGGGAAAGTAGCTATCTAA